The region ATAGAGCCTGCGCTAATTCCAAAAACTTGGTTATGAATATCAAAACCCCATTTTTGTACGTTATCTTGGCCTACCTCATAATCAGTACTGTCAATGCTGTACTTATCCGTAGTACTCATGTGTCCTCACATAAAAATTTAATAGCTCCCATTGGAGTCTATCAGAAGCTGTTAACATTTAAGGAACAGCGTTTTTTCGCGACGAATAATATCAGAGTTAAGAATTAAGTAAAATAATTATTTAAAATGTAAAAAAAACAGCACCAAAGTTTATTTCTCTAAGGTGCTGTTTTTATAAGGTTAATATTTTTTAATGATCTAAGTATAGATAATTTTGCCAAGACTTCATGCGAATTAATACTTTACGCATAATTGAAACGTGTTCAAAGCTATCTGAATAAACAGATATCTCTGCGTTAGAGCCGGCAGGTAAGTGAAACTCAGATACATCATCAGTTAGTTTTAGTTTTACCAATGCTCGTCCATTTGTTCGGATTGCATTAGTGCCAAGTAGAGAGCCAGATGCTTGGATCTGACCTTCACCAATAGCGGGGATCACTTCAACAACTTCGCCTTTAAATACTCGACCAGGAATCGCTCGGAATAAGAATTCAGCTTTAAAACCTTTTTGTAAACGTTGAAGCGAATTCTGACGGAAAGCACCAACAAAATATTGATCTTCTGTGTGAACAAAAGTCATTACAGGACGAAGAGGAATAGGCACTGCCATCATACCAGGACGAAGAGCCATTTGTGTTACATAGCCATCTGTTGGTGCTCTAACGATGGTTTCATCTAGATTAAACTGTGCTTGTTCTAACTCAGCGCGCATGCGAGCGACTGTCGTATTCTCCCCATTTATTTCAGACTCTAAAGCCAGTTTTGCTTGTTGCTCTTGAGCTTGAACGGACTCTACTGTTGCTTTAGCTGCTTTGTAAGTTTGTTTTCTGGTATCAAGTTGTTGGGCTGTGAATGCGCCTTTTTTATAGCCTTTTTCGTAACGCTTAAACTCACGATACGCTTTATCTTTATCAGCAACAGATTTAATCGTATTAGCTTGAGCTGATTTATAGATAGACTCCAGTTGCAAAGCCACTTGTTCAGCTTCACTTAATGAGGCTTGTTTTCGGATGACTTCTGCTTTAAATGGAATATCATCAATTTTAAATAAAATATCACCAGCAGAAATAGGTTGGTTAGGGATCACATTAACTTCAGTTACTTTACCTTTAACGCTAGGAACAATGGGGGTTGTCACATAAAATTGCCCACCAAATTGAGTAAAAGGGTGGTTATAGTTCATTAATAAAACTAGTGTACCCACTAAAATAACCCCGCCAAGACCAGCGGTAGGAACTGTCCATTTGTTTAAAGGGATCTTAAAGATCTTAAAAATTGCAATACATAACGCGGTATAAGTAAGAATAAGCAATAAATCCATTATACTTGCTCCTCTTGAGATGTTTGACTAGGTGGTGATTTTGCTTGGTTCACTTCTAGTTGAGACAGTTTTTCAGTTAGTAGCTCAACTTGATCGTTAAGATGGTTAACTCGAGTTTGTAGTTCTAATTGATTGTTTTCAATTTTATGAAAGCCCCAGCCACGATCTTCACGCCATAATGTTGCCCAGATCCATAAGAATGGCCATAACACATGAAGCGTAAATAAACTAACCCAACCAGCAATGTGTATTGCATCTGAATGTGGGTGGTCACGCTTATGGGCAATTTCGTATGGAATATCATGAATAACAATAATTCCGTAAAAAATAACGAGAGCAACAAAAACTAATAACCCAAGAGCAAAATAATCTAAAAACATAAACGTATCCTTGTTTATTGAGAAATTTAACAAAATATATATCTATTAGTAACTTGAGTGTCGCATTGCTTAGATGAATACGCAAGAAATAATCTAATTGGAAAATAAAAAAGCCAACATGAATTCATGTTGGCTTAAATTGTTATTTCATTTTTACTTATACATAATGTTAGAGGCTAACGCAGTTCCGCCCACCATCTTTAGCTCGGTAGAGTGCAGTATCTGAAGCTTTGATGACTTCTTGTGGTTTTTTAAATTCGGAATTGTCTGCAACCCCGATACTAATCGTCACGTTAACGACTTTAGTCATGTTGCTTTTACCACGATTTGCTTGTCCTTCTTTTTTATCTTTAGGGCGAGTAGAAGAATCGCGGATAATCAAGTCATAATTAGCAATATCTTCACGCAGCTCTTCTAAGTACTCAAGGCTTTGTTCTGCGGTTTTTCCTTTGAATAGAACGGTAAACTCTTCACCGCCATAACGATATACTTTAGCGTTCCCGCCTGTTTCTGCCATGATACTTGCAACTAATTTGAGTACGTCATCACCCGTATCATGCCCGTAGGTATCATTAAATTTCTTAAAGTGGTCGACATCTAGCATAGCAATAGTGTAACGACGGCCTAAGTGTTTCATTTCTGACTCGAGTGCACGACGGCCGGGAATGCTAGTAAGTTGGTCGATAAAAGCCAATTCATGGCTTGCTGAAATAATATAATAAAGCAGTAAAAGCCCTGCGATTGAAAACATGGTACTTGAAATAAAATCAACACTAAATAAAGCAAAAGTAAGTGATGAGTAGAGTAAGCAAGTATAAGAGGCTAAATCGGTGCTATTACTGCGTGTTAAAACAAAAATTGCAGAAAGCCCACACATGACTATGCTGTAAAGGACGATAAGAATAGGTAAGGGTGATATTTCAGGGATAGCAAGGAGGTATGTTTCCCAAATGTGATTCATATCAGTCTCTGCAAAATGAGAGACAATGATCCAGCACCAGAAGAACATAAATAATAATATACCAACATACCCAGCACCATATTTTGAAAAAATACGACGCTCAGGGAAAATAAAGGTCGCCATCATAGAGATCGGTAGTAGAAAAGCAATTAGCGTAAACTCAATACGTGTTGTCCCTTGAGATAATGGTACTTGCAATCGTTCTTGAATGATCCAATAGGCAATTGCCATACTTATCGCTATCATACCAACTCGCCCTTGGTTAAAGGGCTGACTTAAAATCAATACAATTGACAGTACTATGTATGGTAAGATGTATGAGAATCCTTTATTTTCAGAGGATAGTTGGATAATGCCATCCATGCCTGTTATTACAGAAACAACGATAATGATCGGCAATAGCAGTTTTAGTGATGGGTGGCTCAGAAGGCTAAAAGACATTGTTTTTTAACTAATCCTAATAAATCTAAAAAAAGAAAGAGTATGTCACTGAATGAGCAGGACAAGCTGTTATTCTATCAATAACTTTGTTCTATGCATATGGTATCAGCGGTACTTAATCGAATTAACAACAAGTAAAGGTATCTCTATGGAGTCAAACATTCATAATTATATGGAAGTTCTGGTTGGAAAGCGTTTTATTGAGCTAGATTTTCATCAAATCTATACGCTTGATCAAATTACAGACATGAAGTGTATTGCTTTGAATCAACTTCCTACACTTTATATCCGTTATAGCTTAGATATGTTAGCGGGAACGCCGCAGAAAAAAATTATACAATATAACAATATGGTAGCAGCGGCTGTTGAAAATGCAGAAAAATGGTCCTTAATGATAGAAGACAACGTAATGATGATTTTGAAGATATTGTTGTATACGTGCCTAAAGACCGTTTTGAATTAGAAGATGAGGAAGTCCCGTTTTCTGGTGATCTGAAAATGGATTTATAGAGATGAATCACAAATCCTAATTATAGTTGATTCATGTAAACGGTTTAAAATGAAAAAGCCCAGTACATTCTCTACTGGGCTTTAATATTTAGTGAGCAAGTGTTGTGGTATTAATCACTTTTTTCTTCTGTGTTAATTGAGATTTCAGCATCAATTATTTCAACTTCAAGATTAACATCTTCTTCAGCTTCTACATTGATTAAAGCAGGGAAGGCTTGTAATGGTTTTGCTACCATATTACGTGTGTCTTCCTTCACTTCAGCTAAAATAACAGTAAGTTGGTCACCCAATTTAAATGTTTCATGCTTATCAATTGAAATAGAGCCCTGCTCCGCACTACATTCGATACGTTCTTTATTATCGACAATTAAAGAACCTGGAATAAATGCTGCTGCCCCATTTTCAATTAAACGAACGCGCATACCTGCACGATTAATATCAAAAATTTCAGCCGTAAATTCAGTCCCTTTTTCTACTTCAGATATCAGCGTTCGGCAGTATAACCAATCACTTACATTACGTTCAGCCATGCGATGGTAACGACGGCTTAATGCCAATTCTTCACCAACAATATCATCAGGGCGCTGTACTGGTTCTTTACCAAGAATATGCGCTTTCAGCATACGATGGTTAATCATATCGCTGTATTTACGGATAGGAGACGTCCATGTTGCGTAAATATCTAAACCCATTGCGTAATGTGGTAGTGGTACGTTACCTGTTTCGCTGTACGTTTGAAACTTACGGATGCGAGCATCGAGATATGAAGTCGGCTGAGTTCCAAGAAGACGACGCAGTTCGCTAAAACCTTCTAGCGTTGCTATATGCTCTTCTGTGAACTCAGCGTTATCTAATTGATTTACAATTTCAACCACGTCTTTTAATTTATCTGACTTAATACCAGCGTGAGAGTTAAATACCCCCATGTTAAAGGTATTACGCAGCGTTTTCCCTGCACAGATATTTGCCGTAACCATTGCTTCTTCAACTAGCTTGTTTGCTGTACGGCGCATATCTGCGTGAATAGCAACAACGTCATTTTCTTCGTCTAATTCAAAGCGATAATCAGGACGGTCTGGGAAGATCACTGCATGAGTTTGACGCCATAAGGTGCGTGCTTGTGCAAATTCGTGCAGCTCAGTAACCACTTGAGCGATCGTTTCTGTTGGCTGCCACTTATCACACGAGCCTATTTCTAAGAAATCAGATACATTGTCATAAGCTAAACGTGCGTGAGATTTCATTGTTGCAGCAAAGAAATTGATAGACTCTTCATTAATAGTGCCATCAGTAGCTACTTTTACTATACAACAAATCGCTGGACGTTCTTCGTTTTCGATAAGTGAACATAATTGATCGCTTAAATCACGAGGCAACATTGGAATATTGCGACCTGGCAAGTAAATAGTATAGCCACGTTTACGAGCGACTTGATCCATGCTGTCATCTGGTGTGATGTAAGCGGTTGGATCTGCTATCGCAATCGTTAATTCAAAAGAACCGTCTTCTTGTTTTTTAATGTATAGGGCATCATCCATGTCTTTGGTTGATTCACCATCAATTGTAACGAAAGGCGTTTCTGTCATATCTATACGAACTAGATCTGCGTCGTCTTTAATTTCCCAGTTATCTATGCCTTCAGGCTCAGAGTTTGGTAAATCGTTTTGAGCAAGTGTTACCCACCATGGGGCGATCTTGTCATCGCTGTCAGTGATCTTATGAGTAACTTCACATAGAAAGCTTTGATCACCTTTTAATGGATGTTGAGTTAATTCAGCAACAACCCAATCACCTTCTTGTAAGGTTTCTGGATTTACACCTTTACGAGCTTTTGCTTTGATGGCATTTTTCAAGCTTGGATGATCAGGCATTACTTGCAAGCGTTTTTTGAACATTTGAATGCGGCCAATGAATCGAGTGATTGATTGTTCAACCAATTGTTCTGGCTCGGCTTGGGCTTTATCATTTTCAGTGCGGATTAACGCCACTACTTTATCACCATGCATCACTTTCTTCATTTGTGCTGGTGGAATAAAA is a window of Aliivibrio wodanis DNA encoding:
- a CDS encoding putative membrane protein, translated to MFLDYFALGLLVFVALVIFYGIIVIHDIPYEIAHKRDHPHSDAIHIAGWVSLFTLHVLWPFLWIWATLWREDRGWGFHKIENNQLELQTRVNHLNDQVELLTEKLSQLEVNQAKSPPSQTSQEEQV
- a CDS encoding putative membrane associated regulator, GGDEF family protein; amino-acid sequence: MSFSLLSHPSLKLLLPIIIVVSVITGMDGIIQLSSENKGFSYILPYIVLSIVLILSQPFNQGRVGMIAISMAIAYWIIQERLQVPLSQGTTRIEFTLIAFLLPISMMATFIFPERRIFSKYGAGYVGILLFMFFWCWIIVSHFAETDMNHIWETYLLAIPEISPLPILIVLYSIVMCGLSAIFVLTRSNSTDLASYTCLLYSSLTFALFSVDFISSTMFSIAGLLLLYYIISASHELAFIDQLTSIPGRRALESEMKHLGRRYTIAMLDVDHFKKFNDTYGHDTGDDVLKLVASIMAETGGNAKVYRYGGEEFTVLFKGKTAEQSLEYLEELREDIANYDLIIRDSSTRPKDKKEGQANRGKSNMTKVVNVTISIGVADNSEFKKPQEVIKASDTALYRAKDGGRNCVSL
- the rnb gene encoding exoribonuclease II, translated to MFQDNPLLAQLKQQIQEKLPKKEGTVKATDRGFGFLESDDKKKSIFIPPAQMKKVMHGDKVVALIRTENDKAQAEPEQLVEQSITRFIGRIQMFKKRLQVMPDHPSLKNAIKAKARKGVNPETLQEGDWVVAELTQHPLKGDQSFLCEVTHKITDSDDKIAPWWVTLAQNDLPNSEPEGIDNWEIKDDADLVRIDMTETPFVTIDGESTKDMDDALYIKKQEDGSFELTIAIADPTAYITPDDSMDQVARKRGYTIYLPGRNIPMLPRDLSDQLCSLIENEERPAICCIVKVATDGTINEESINFFAATMKSHARLAYDNVSDFLEIGSCDKWQPTETIAQVVTELHEFAQARTLWRQTHAVIFPDRPDYRFELDEENDVVAIHADMRRTANKLVEEAMVTANICAGKTLRNTFNMGVFNSHAGIKSDKLKDVVEIVNQLDNAEFTEEHIATLEGFSELRRLLGTQPTSYLDARIRKFQTYSETGNVPLPHYAMGLDIYATWTSPIRKYSDMINHRMLKAHILGKEPVQRPDDIVGEELALSRRYHRMAERNVSDWLYCRTLISEVEKGTEFTAEIFDINRAGMRVRLIENGAAAFIPGSLIVDNKERIECSAEQGSISIDKHETFKLGDQLTVILAEVKEDTRNMVAKPLQAFPALINVEAEEDVNLEVEIIDAEISINTEEKSD
- a CDS encoding putative uncharacterized protein (Lack of similarity at the C-terminus in comparison to other proteins) — its product is MESNIHNYMEVLVGKRFIELDFHQIYTLDQITDMKCIALNQLPTLYIRYSLDMLAGTPQKKIIQYNNMVAAAVENAEKWSLMIEDNVMMILKILLYTCLKTVLN
- a CDS encoding secretion protein, HlyD family; the encoded protein is MDLLLILTYTALCIAIFKIFKIPLNKWTVPTAGLGGVILVGTLVLLMNYNHPFTQFGGQFYVTTPIVPSVKGKVTEVNVIPNQPISAGDILFKIDDIPFKAEVIRKQASLSEAEQVALQLESIYKSAQANTIKSVADKDKAYREFKRYEKGYKKGAFTAQQLDTRKQTYKAAKATVESVQAQEQQAKLALESEINGENTTVARMRAELEQAQFNLDETIVRAPTDGYVTQMALRPGMMAVPIPLRPVMTFVHTEDQYFVGAFRQNSLQRLQKGFKAEFLFRAIPGRVFKGEVVEVIPAIGEGQIQASGSLLGTNAIRTNGRALVKLKLTDDVSEFHLPAGSNAEISVYSDSFEHVSIMRKVLIRMKSWQNYLYLDH